A window from Citrus sinensis cultivar Valencia sweet orange chromosome 3, DVS_A1.0, whole genome shotgun sequence encodes these proteins:
- the LOC127901532 gene encoding probable E3 ubiquitin-protein ligase RHB1A isoform X4, which produces MGGCCCSSRKPHLHGTPVYYYCPPALEERESLTSHNGTASTFTRGLLVDFHLEASTPDTFRAPPLPLPYDVVFGCPPSTDSESVGETVSGGSFETLAMCEVVEDADCKTQASSLIASPRKSEVSQLNVFAASEEEDTCPICLEEYDTENPKLITKCEHHFHLSCILEWNERSESCPICDQESLI; this is translated from the exons ATGGGAGGCTGTTGTTGTTCTTCCAGGAAACCTCATCTGCATGGAACGCCTGTTTACTACTAT TGTCCACCAGCTCTGGAAGAGCGGGAGTCGTTAACATCTCACAATGGCACAGCCTCTACATTCACAAGAGGACTCCTGGTTGATTTCCATCTGGAAGCATCTACACCTGACACTTTCCGGGCCCCACCCTTACCTTTGCCATACGATGTTGTTTTTGGTTGCCCACCCTCAACAGACTCAGAATCCGTTGGAGAAACTGTCAGTGGTGGTAGTTTTGAAACATTAGCTATGTGTGAAGTTGTTGAGGATGCAGACTGCAAAACTCAAGCTAGTTCTTTGATTGCTTCACCAAGGAAGTCTGAAGTTTCGCAATTGAATGTATTTGCAGCATCCGAAGAGGAGGACACTTGTCCCATTTGCCTTGAAG AGTATGATACAGAGAATCCAAAACTTATCACAAAATGTGAACATCATTTCCACCTATCTTGCATTTTGGAGTGGAATGAAAGAAGTGAATCCTGCCCCATATGTGATCAG GAATCTTTAATCTGA
- the LOC127901532 gene encoding probable E3 ubiquitin-protein ligase RHB1A isoform X1 has translation MGGCCCSSRKPHLHGTPVYYYCPPALEERESLTSHNGTASTFTRGLLVDFHLEASTPDTFRAPPLPLPYDVVFGCPPSTDSESVGETVSGGSFETLAMCEVVEDADCKTQASSLIASPRKSEVSQLNVFAASEEEDTCPICLEEYDTENPKLITKCEHHFHLSCILEWNERSDPAPYVIRFASCNYLYVQ, from the exons ATGGGAGGCTGTTGTTGTTCTTCCAGGAAACCTCATCTGCATGGAACGCCTGTTTACTACTAT TGTCCACCAGCTCTGGAAGAGCGGGAGTCGTTAACATCTCACAATGGCACAGCCTCTACATTCACAAGAGGACTCCTGGTTGATTTCCATCTGGAAGCATCTACACCTGACACTTTCCGGGCCCCACCCTTACCTTTGCCATACGATGTTGTTTTTGGTTGCCCACCCTCAACAGACTCAGAATCCGTTGGAGAAACTGTCAGTGGTGGTAGTTTTGAAACATTAGCTATGTGTGAAGTTGTTGAGGATGCAGACTGCAAAACTCAAGCTAGTTCTTTGATTGCTTCACCAAGGAAGTCTGAAGTTTCGCAATTGAATGTATTTGCAGCATCCGAAGAGGAGGACACTTGTCCCATTTGCCTTGAAG AGTATGATACAGAGAATCCGAAACTTATCACAAAATGTGAACATCATTTCCACCTATCTTGCATTTTGGAGTGGAATGAAAGAAGTGATCCTGCCCCATATGTGATCAGGTTTGCTTCTTGCAATTACTTGTATGTGCAATAA
- the LOC127901530 gene encoding pentatricopeptide repeat-containing protein At2g46050, mitochondrial-like: MLSRCPAPPIFTVHFKRPLSYLTPALYQNQTTTITNAQKHDRSVLSSQLRNSGTIHESTHSAHSFYSQALKVSAKFGFLQQGKQLHSHIMKLGLCNKLSLQNQVLHVYVKCKAFDDMEKLFDEMRVRNIVTWNTLISGIINCGGNVTPYFRRMLLDNVRLDHITFNSLLRACVQADDIEVGRRLHSFILKVGFGLNCFVSSALVDLYGKCGFVEDARRVFDEVLCRDLVLWNVMVSCYALNCLGDGAIAVFNLMRLEGMKGDYFTFSILVNSCGTLGSSKLGRQIHGLVIKQSFDLDVLVATSLVDMYAKNGNIDDARRVFDGMTAKNVVSWNTMVVGFGQNGDGREAVKLLRDMLQGSFCPDEVTLASILSSCGSLSISCETRQVHAYAIKNGVQAFLSIENALINAYSKCGSIAGALQCFGSVKEPDLVTWTSIIGAYAFHGLSKESIEVFEKMLSHAVRPDSIAFLEVLSACSHGGLVSEGLRYFNLMISDYHILPDSEHYTCLTDLLGRVGLLVEAYDLLASMPIEPRSDTLGAFIGACKVHGSIGLAKWAAEKLLELEPSKPVNYALVSNVYASERCWFDVARLRKMMRDNCDHKVPGCSWIEIAGEIHTFVSSDRSHPQAVHMYAMLCTVFGLMEENNVSGHCNVLDKEMDECTLWLPG; encoded by the coding sequence ATGCTCTCAAGATGCCCCGCTCCTCCAATCTTCACCGTCCATTTCAAACGACCGTTATCGTACCTAACACCAGCCctctatcaaaatcaaaccacCACAATTACAAATGCCCAAAAACACGACCGTTCGGTCCTTTCAAGTCAACTCAGAAACTCGGGGACAATTCACGAGTCAACTCATTCGGCCCATTCTTTTTACTCTCAGGCCCTCAAAGTTTCAGCCAAATTTGGTTTCCTTCAACAAGGAAAACAATTACACTCGCACATAATGAAGTTGGGATTATGTAATAAACTGTCTTTGCAAAACCAAGTGTTGCATGTTTATGTGAAATGCAAAGCGTTTGATGATATGGAGAAACTGTTTGATGAAATGCGGGTGAGAAATATTGTGACTTGGAATACGTTGATAAGTGGTATTATTAACTGCGGTGGTAACGTTACGCCTTATTTCAGGAGAATGTTATTAGACAATGTAAGATTAGACCACATAACGTTTAATAGTTTGCTCCGCGCGTGTGTTCAGGCAGATGATATTGAGGTGGGCAGGCGATTGCATAGTTTTATATTGAAAGTTGGGTTTGGtttaaattgttttgtaaGTAGTGCCCTTGTTGATTTGTATGGGAAGTGTGGTTTTGTTGAAGATGCAAGGAGGGTTTTTGATGAAGTTTTGTGCAGAGATTTGGTGTTGTGGAATGTGATGGTGTCTTGCTATGCCTTGAATTGTTTGGGAGACGGTGCTATTGCGGTGTTTAACTTGATGCGTTTGGAAGGTATGAAGGGTgattatttcacattttctattttagtGAATTCATGCGGAACTTTGGGATCTTCTAAATTGGGGAGGCAGATTCATGGCCTTGTAATTAAACAGTCTTTCGATTTAGATGTTTTAGTGGCTACTTCACTCGTAGATATGTATGCGAAGAATGGGAATATAGATGATGCTCGCAGGGTTTTTGATGGGATGACTGCTAAAAATGTTGTTTCCTGGAATACAATGGTCGTAGGTTTTGGGCAGAATGGAGATGGAAGGGAGGCTGTTAAACTTCTTAGAGATATGCTTCAAGGAAGCTTTTGTCCAGATGAAGTGACTCTGGCTAGCATTCTTAGCTCATGTGGGAGTTTATCCATCAGTTGTGAAACCAGGCAAGTTCATGCCTACGCGATTAAAAATGGGGTTCAAGCTTTTCTATCAATtgaaaatgctttgataaatGCATACTCCAAGTGTGGCAGCATTGCTGGTGCTTTACAGTGTTTTGGTTCTGTCAAAGAGCCTGACCTTGTAACATGGACTTCAATAATTGGTGCGTATGCATTTCATGGCCTTTCAAAAGAAAGTATTGAGGTGTTTGAGAAGATGTTGTCTCACGCTGTAAGGCCAGACAGTATTGCCTTTCTTGAGGTTCTTTCTGCCTGTAGCCATGGGGGGCTAGTTAGTGAGGGGCTTCGGTACTTTAATTTGATGATCAGTGACTACCATATTTTACCAGATTCAGAGCACTATACTTGTCTTACTGACCTTCTTGGTCGAGTGGGTCTTCTGGTTGAGGCTTATGATTTACTGGCATCAATGCCAATTGAACCTAGATCGGATACTCTCGGAGCTTTCATTGGTGCATGTAAAGTTCATGGAAGCATAGGATTAGCAAAATGGGCTGCAGAAAAGCTGCTTGAGTTGGAGCCTAGCAAGCCAGTGAATTACGCTCTTGTGTCTAACGTGTATGCTTCTGAAAGATGTTGGTTTGATGTTGCTAGATTACGCAAAATGATGAGGGACAATTGTGATCATAAAGTTCCCGGTTGTAGCTGGATAGAAATTGCTGGTGAAATTCACACATTTGTATCAAGTGACAGATCCCACCCTCAAGCAGTACACATGTATGCTATGCTATGTACAGTGTTTGGTCTTATGGAGGAGAATAACGTTTCTGGTCACTGCAATGTGCTTGACAAAGAAATGGATGAATGTACACTCTGGCTTCCTGGCTGA
- the LOC127901277 gene encoding protein DETOXIFICATION 34-like, whose protein sequence is LKKAAIKQLQKRCHKKTAKIATHSETEALTAGDERSSSASESPTSKSKPVLIDGVSIFETAELHHAPTTLIESREEDYPAIQNFRDATYICCVESSKVWGIAGPIAFNILCNYGINSFTNIFVGHIGDIELSAVAISLSVIANFSFGFLLGMASALETLCGQAFGAGQVELLGVYMQRSILILFVTCIFLLPLYIFATPILKLLGQRDDIAEFAGTFAIQVIPQMFSLAFNFPSQKFLQAQSKVGVLAWIGLAAFVVHIGMLYFFIHMLNWGTAGAAAAYNISALGISIGQMIYVVRYCKDGWKGLSWLAFKDIWGFVRLSIASAIMLCLEIWYFMTIIVLTGHLEDPVIAVGSLSICMNINGWEGMLFLGINAAISVRVSNELGSSHPRAAKYSVIITTTQSLFIGIFCAIVILVTKDDFSIIFTDSEEMRKAVADLASLLGITMLLNSVQPVISGVAVGGGWQALVAYINLFCYYVVGLPFGFLLGYKLKFGVQGIWIGMICGTLLQTLILLYIVYKTNWNKEVEQASERMRKWGAGQDRRSDSDTT, encoded by the exons ttaaaaaaggcTGCAATAAAACAACTGCAAAAAAGGTGCCATAAGAAAACTGCAAAAATTGCGACCCATTCAGAAACTGAGGCACTTACGGCAGGGGATGAACGTTCATCCTCTGCCTCAGAATCTCCAACATCAAAAAGCAAGCCAGTATTGATCGATGGCGTCTCCATTTTCGAGACTGCTGAATTGCATCATGCTCCCACCACATTAATTGAGTCCCGTGAAGAAGATTATCCTGCAATACAAAATTTCCGCGATGCAACGTACATATGCTGTGTTGAGTCTAGCAAGGTGTGGGGCATTGCAGGTCCTATTGCCTTCAACATCTTGTGCAATTATGGGATTAATTCATTTACCAATATCTTTGTTGGTCATATTGGAGATATTGAGCTATCTGCAGTCGCAATTTCGCTCTCTGTAATCGCAAACTTCTCATTTGGCTTCTTG CTTGGCATGGCTAGTGCACTTGAGACTCTATGCGGACAGGCATTTGGAGCTGGGCAAGTAGAATTACTCGGCGTGTATATGCAACGCTCAATTTTAATCCTCTTTGTTACCTGCATATTCTTGTTACCACTTTACATATTCGCAACGCCAATATTGAAGCTCCTTGGCCAGAGAGATGATATTGCAGAATTTGCTGGGACATTTGCTATCCAAGTGATTCCTCAAATGTTTTCACTAGCCTTTAATTTCCCATCACAAAAGTTCTTACAGGCTCAAAGTAAGGTTGGTGTTCTAGCTTGGATTGGTCTCGCAGCTTTTGTCGTACACATTGGGATGCtttatttcttcattcatATGCTCAATTGGGGTACGGCTGGTGCTGCCGCAGCTTATAACATCTCAGCTTTGGGAATATCTATTGGTCAGATGATTTATGTGGTTCGTTATTGCAAAGATGGCTGGAAGGGATTATCTTGGTTGGCCTTTAAGGATATATGGGGCTTTGTCAGATTGTCTATAGCTTCAGCTATTATGCTTTGCTTGGAGATTTGGTATTTTATGACCATTATTGTTCTCACAGGACATCTTGAGGATCCGGTTATAGCGGTTGGTTCCCTTTCCATATG CATGAACATCAATGGCTGGGAAGGCATGTTATTTCTTGGAATCAATGCAGCTATTAG CGTACGAGTGTCTAATGAGCTAGGATCATCACATCCCAGAGCTGCAAAATACTCGGTCATTATAACAACCACTCAGTCACTCTTTATAGGGATATTTTGTGCAATTGTTATCTTGGTAACGAAAGATGacttttcaattatattcacagacaGTGAAGAGATGAGAAAAGCCGTGGCTGACTTAGCCTCCCTTCTTGGCATAACCATGTTGCTAAACAGTGTTCAGCCAGTCATATCTG GAGTTGCTGTAGGAGGAGGTTGGCAAGCCTTGGTTGCTTATATAAACTTGTTCTGTTATTATGTTGTTGGCCTCCCTTTTGGGTTTCTTCTTGGTTACAAGTTGAAGTTTGGAGTGCAG GGAATTTGGATTGGAATGATTTGTGGGACTTTACTGCAGACATTAATCCTTTTGTACATagtttataaaacaaattggaACAAGGAG GTTGAACAAGCATCCGAACGGATGCGGAAGTGGGGAGCTGGGCAAGACAGAAGATCTGACTCTGATACAACATAA
- the LOC127901367 gene encoding G-type lectin S-receptor-like serine/threonine-protein kinase SD2-2 — protein MKLMSRRTSISSPSSSFMSATFLVLFLLLITAVLVTRVESKVQINPSFELAVSKKEAAAAELRRSNTRLEEKGRVIIKGNSTIISQNQTFRLGFFATNGESSWYLGIWYASIPTPTYVWVANREKSVADVTQSTLLITEKGKLAIKDSQNSIIWQSTNTEKATDMYLLETGNLVLLSSAGSLVWQSFDHPTDTWLPGMNISVGGSITSWKSLFDPSPGFYSLRLSPTGYNQIELVYNGTIVYWSTGNWTGNAFVNVPEMTIPYIYKFHFLNPYTSKASFGYTEKPLDNGQKPPLSRFHVDPSGQLKQYTWSQQTDYWNMFWSQPEDICRVHGLCGNFGFCKSSLLRPCMCFDGFRPVDSYGWNSGDYSGGCSRESKVLCDQSDWFEEVGVVEFIGAVTESFSAGRSICERSCLANCSCIGLYHDVRTNLCKNLYGELLNLRNLTSDSTNEDILYVRAPRGGTERKNISTLMVLVAGIVGSIAALVLAAVMLMILRKKRKKRKDVDEEDVFPVLNLKVFSYKELHTVTRGFSEKLGHGGFGAVFQGELSDSTLVAVKRLERPGSGEREFRAEVCTIGNIQHVNLVRLRGFCSENSHRLLVYDYMRNGALSLYLRKDGLNLNWDVRFRIAVGTARGIAYLHEECRDCIIHCDIKPENILLDSDYTAKVSDFGLAKLIGRDFSRVLATMRGTWGYVAPEWISGLAITTKADVYSYGMTLLELIGGRRNVEAPASGRNANIGGGGEHGDKWFFPPWAAQQIIEGNVAAVVDDRLGGAYKVEEAERVALVAIWCIQDNEEMRPTMGTVVKMLEGVLEVTAPPPPRLIQALVSGESYHGVRKDSSNGVGTGGDGSGDIGESRGGSHSSFGNVSSPMNENANVSIEKFAEETEKDNSSSSQ, from the coding sequence atgaaattaatgTCACGACGCACCTCCATATCAtcaccttcttcttctttcatgTCCGCGACATTTCTtgttctctttcttcttcttattacaGCCGTTCTTGTTACCCGAGTTGAATCAAAAGTTCAAATTAATCCAAGTTTTGAACTTGCTGTTTCGAAAAAGGAGGCAGCAGCAGCTGAACTGAGAAGAAGCAACACGAGATTGGAGGAAAAGGGCAGAGTTATTATCAAAGGAAACTCAACAATTATAAGCCAAAATCAGACATTCAGGCTGGGGTTCTTTGCAACAAATGGGGAGTCCAGCTGGTACCTGGGGATTTGGTACGCTTCAATTCCTACGCCTACTTATGTTTGGGTTGCTAATCGTGAAAAATCTGTCGCTGATGTAACACAATCCACATTACTAATCACTGAAAAGGGTAAACTAGCTATTAAAGATTCACAAAACTCCATCATTTGGCAAAGTACAAACACTGAGAAAGCAACTGATATGTATCTTTTAGAGACTGGTAATTTAGTTTTGCTATCATCAGCGGGTTCACTTGTGTGGCAAAGCTTTGATCACCCAACCGACACGTGGCTTCCTGGTATGAATATCTCAGTTGGTGGATCTATAACTTCTTGGAAAAGTTTATTTGATCCATCTCCTGGTTTTTACTCACTCAGGCTGAGTCCGACAGGGTATAATCAGATTGAGCTTGTGTATAACGGTACTATTGTCTATTGGTCTACTGGGAACTGGACTGGTAATGCATTTGTTAATGTTCCTGAAATGACGATCCCTTATATATACAAGTTCCATTTCTTGAATCCGTATACGTCCAAGGCATCGTTTGGGTACACTGAAAAGCCCCTGGATAACGGGCAAAAGCCACCATTGTCAAGGTTTCACGTCGATCCAAGTGGGCAGCTTAAGCAATATACTTGGTCGCAGCAGACTGACTATTGGAACATGTTTTGGTCACAGCCTGAGGATATTTGTAGAGTTCATGGCCTATGTggtaattttggtttttgtaaGAGCTCTTTGTTAAGGCCATGTATGTGTTTTGATGGGTTTAGGCCTGTTGATAGTTATGGTTGGAATTCTGGTGATTACTCTGGTGGGTGCAGCCGTGAAAGTAAGGTTTTGTGTGATCAGAGTGACTGGTTTGAGGAGGTTGGTGTTGTGGAGTTTATTGGAGCCGTTACCGAGTCATTTTCAGCTGGTAGGAGCATTTGTGAGAGGTCTTGTTTAGCTAATTGCTCTTGCATTGGGTTGTACCATGATGTGAGGACTAATTTGTGCAAGAATTTATATGGGGAACTCTTaaatttgaggaatttgacCTCCGATAGCACGAATGAAGACATTTTGTATGTTAGGGCACCAAGGGGAGGAACAGAGAGGAAAAATATATCAACATTAATGGTTTTGGTTGCTGGCATTGTTGGTTCGATTGCAGCTTTGGTATTAGCAGCAGTGATGCTAATGATTTTGCgtaagaaaagaaagaagaggaaGGATGTGGATGAAGAGGATGTTTTTCCAGTGCTGAATTTGAAGGTTTTTTCTTACAAAGAACTTCATACAGTGACAAGGGGTTTCTCAGAGAAACTTGGGCACGGTGGATTTGGGGCAGTTTTTCAAGGAGAGTTATCAGATTCCACTCTTGTTGCAGTAAAACGCCTTGAAAGGCCCGGCAGTGGAGAGAGAGAATTCAGGGCAGAAGTATGCACAATTGGGAACATTCAACATGTCAATCTGGTGAGACTTAGAGGTTTTTGCTCAGAAAATTCTCACAGACTTTTGGTCTATGATTATATGCGTAATGGTGCTTTGAGTCTGTATTTACGCAAAGATGGTCTTAATCTCAACTGGGATGTCAGATTTCGGATAGCTGTTGGTACAGCTAGGGGCATTGCATACTTACATGAGGAATGCAGAGATTGCATTATCCATTGTGATATCAAACCAGAAAACATTCTTTTGGATAGTGATTACACGGCCAAGGTATCAGATTTTGGACTAGCCAAGCTGATTGGTCGAGACTTTAGTCGAGTGTTGGCCACAATGAGGGGCACATGGGGCTATGTAGCCCCAGAATGGATATCCGGATTGGCAATTACCACAAAGGCTGACGTGTATAGCTATGGAATGACATTGTTAGAGTTAATTGGTGGCCGCAGAAATGTGGAAGCACCAGCTTCTGGACGCAATGCAAATATCGGTGGTGGAGGTGAGCATGGGGACAAGTGGTTTTTTCCTCCATGGGCAGCACAACAAATAATTGAGGGCAATGTGGCGGCAGTCGTGGATGATAGGCTTGGTGGTGCATATAAGGTTGAGGAGGCAGAGCGAGTTGCGTTGGTGGCAATTTGGTGCATTCAAGATAATGAGGAAATGAGGCCAACAATGGGAACGGTTGTGAAGATGTTGGAGGGAGTATTGGAGGTGACAGCACCTCCACCACCTAGACTGATTCAAGCACTTGTTTCTGGGGAGTCTTATCATGGGGTTAGGAAGGATTCCAGCAATGGTGTAGGCACTGGTGGTGACGGTTCTGGTGATATTGGAGAATCAAGGGGTGGTTCACACTCATCTTTTGGTAATGTCTCTTCCCCAATGAATGAGAATGCGAATGTTTCGATTGAAAAGTTTGCTGAAGAGACGGAGAAAGATAATTCCAGCTCAAGTCAGTAG
- the LOC127901532 gene encoding probable E3 ubiquitin-protein ligase RHB1A isoform X3, translated as MGGCCCSSRKPHLHGTPVYYYCPPALEERESLTSHNGTASTFTRGLLVDFHLEASTPDTFRAPPLPLPYDVVFGCPPSTDSESVGETVSGGSFETLAMCEVVEDADCKTQASSLIASPRKSEVSQLNVFAASEEEDTCPICLEEYDTENPKLITKCEHHFHLSCILEWNERSESCPICDQEMIFDHTFN; from the exons ATGGGAGGCTGTTGTTGTTCTTCCAGGAAACCTCATCTGCATGGAACGCCTGTTTACTACTAT TGTCCACCAGCTCTGGAAGAGCGGGAGTCGTTAACATCTCACAATGGCACAGCCTCTACATTCACAAGAGGACTCCTGGTTGATTTCCATCTGGAAGCATCTACACCTGACACTTTCCGGGCCCCACCCTTACCTTTGCCATACGATGTTGTTTTTGGTTGCCCACCCTCAACAGACTCAGAATCCGTTGGAGAAACTGTCAGTGGTGGTAGTTTTGAAACATTAGCTATGTGTGAAGTTGTTGAGGATGCAGACTGCAAAACTCAAGCTAGTTCTTTGATTGCTTCACCAAGGAAGTCTGAAGTTTCGCAATTGAATGTATTTGCAGCATCCGAAGAGGAGGACACTTGTCCCATTTGCCTTGAAG AGTATGATACAGAGAATCCAAAACTTATCACAAAATGTGAACATCATTTCCACCTATCTTGCATTTTGGAGTGGAATGAAAGAAGTGAATCCTGCCCCATATGTGATCAG GAAATGATATTTGATCATACCTTTAATTAG